The DNA region GCTTGACGATCGCGGGGACTTCTTCTGGACACACCCGCCAATACCATACATCGTCTGGCAACACCCGTACCATTGGCCCGTTGCCGCATTGCCCCATACAGGGACTGGCTATGACCATGACATCGGGAACAGGATTGGCTCGAAAGGCTTGCAGGACTCTGGCTGCCCCCTGACGGGAACAGGTGCGACTTTGACAGATCCACACAGAGCGTGAGTTGGTTTCTGCAGAGGAAGAGGAGTGGGACACGATTTTGGGAAGTGGGAGATTGGGGATCGGGGATTGGGGATCGGGGATTAGGAATTGGAGGTTGGGGATCGGGTGGTGGGAATGGGAAGGGAAATGGCGGTAATTTTATTAGGTGGGGTAGCTGGCGATCGCAGTTCGATCTGGATTACGGAAATCGTTGGATTGCTTTTGAAGATAGACCACTGTTGCTTGATAAAAGGCCCATTCTATGAATTATCGGGTATCTGAACGAGTTGGAGCATTTATCATTCGTAAGAATGACAGCAGCAGTCTTTACGAATTATTGCTGTTTAAACATGTGGATTATGCACAGGTGCCGCTCCAGATTCCTGGTGGAGGAGTGGATCCGGGAGAAAGTCTGGAAGCCGCATTGCATCGGGAAATTTATGAGGAAAGTGGACTGCTTAATTTGCCCATTATCCGCAAGCTAGGTGCTTTAGACCGCTGCTGGCTGGATACCAAAAATACGGCTCGTCGGCATTATTTTCTGCTAGAAGCACCCCCTGGCACCCGCGATCGCTGGGAACATATCGTGCATGGCGCGGGTGCAGATTCAGGATTACGGTTTGCTTACTTCTGGCATCGCCCAACCAGGGAGTTCACGTTAACGGGGGGCTGTGCTTCGTTTCTCAATCCGTTTCATCTGCCGGAGTTGTATGAAGCTCCTTAACAGGATTTTGGATTGTAGAACGTTGTATATTCGATCATTTCTTTTTCTTCTTTTTCTGACTGGCTTTCTTCTGACGGTTTTTTTTCTGGCTGATTTTGGTTGCAGGCACTGCTTTGCCAAAGCCTTGAGGGTGCTGCATCTGGGCTTCGTATAGATCCAACATTTTCTTAACATCTGTCAGGTATGCAGGCACTTTGGGCTTCAATTCATCCGGTGAAAAGTCGGTTTCTTGCTTTAAGCCCAGGTCGATTTGAACCGAGGGCCAACTGCCAACCATAAATTCGTCTACTCGTTCTGCGGCAAAGGCTTTTTCGATCGCTGGGGCGGCTTCTGTTGCTTTTAAGTCAATCAGGTTAGCAATCAGGCTTGTGTTTAACGCAATATCATTCTCCTCAAAGGCTTCTAACTGCTGCATCAGAGGGGCAACGCAGGCATCCCGACTCTCAGGATGGGTGATGGCGATTTCCTTGAGACAATCTACGGCTGTATTGCGAGCAGAATCATCCTGGGATGGATCGCGGATCAGGTCTGCCAAAACAGGAATAGCAGCCGGGCCAATCATACTGTAAACGCGGGGGAGTTCTTCCCAAATCCAATCGATGTCTTTATTGAAAATTGTCGTTAGGGGCACGATCGCAGCCTCTGCTTTTAATTGCCCCAGTGCCCGCCATGCATGGATGGGTGCCCATACTTCGAGGCGATCGCTATCCATTTCATCAAAGGTGCGATCGATGGCCATGCGGATCAGTTCTGGGATGTCTTCTGGTTGCAATCCCACTTCGGTTGGATAGTCCGGCCAGTTGTCCCAATCCATTTGGCAGCAGTCGCCGAACGTCAGTAGTTTAGCAACATTTCCGGTGTAACTTGCAGTACTCATAGAACCCAGTAGAAGTTGAATATTACTATTCTATGGCAGCTTTATCTGCATTGACGGCTGATGCCGTGATGTTATTGTTTAACCTGGTCGTTAGCAAACACTTTTTTGATGCAGAGGCTGATGAGAAATCGATCCTGTTTTAGGGTTTCTTCTGATTTCATTCCTATTCTATGCCCCAATTCCTGAATAGTATACTCCGCCTCTTGATCGTCGAATTTAGGCTTTGAACGAGCGCCAAAGGTTACTATGAATAAGGGTAGGTTTCTTAGGAGAGCTTGATTGGATTAAACTGCCTACCCGATTGCCCTCACTC from Leptodesmis sichuanensis A121 includes:
- a CDS encoding (2Fe-2S) ferredoxin domain-containing protein, with amino-acid sequence MWICQSRTCSRQGAARVLQAFRANPVPDVMVIASPCMGQCGNGPMVRVLPDDVWYWRVCPEEVPAIVKRHLQGGEPVKAMLYPIVH
- a CDS encoding NUDIX hydrolase produces the protein MNYRVSERVGAFIIRKNDSSSLYELLLFKHVDYAQVPLQIPGGGVDPGESLEAALHREIYEESGLLNLPIIRKLGALDRCWLDTKNTARRHYFLLEAPPGTRDRWEHIVHGAGADSGLRFAYFWHRPTREFTLTGGCASFLNPFHLPELYEAP
- a CDS encoding DUF1186 domain-containing protein, whose amino-acid sequence is MSTASYTGNVAKLLTFGDCCQMDWDNWPDYPTEVGLQPEDIPELIRMAIDRTFDEMDSDRLEVWAPIHAWRALGQLKAEAAIVPLTTIFNKDIDWIWEELPRVYSMIGPAAIPVLADLIRDPSQDDSARNTAVDCLKEIAITHPESRDACVAPLMQQLEAFEENDIALNTSLIANLIDLKATEAAPAIEKAFAAERVDEFMVGSWPSVQIDLGLKQETDFSPDELKPKVPAYLTDVKKMLDLYEAQMQHPQGFGKAVPATKISQKKNRQKKASQKKKKKK